From one Amia ocellicauda isolate fAmiCal2 chromosome 17, fAmiCal2.hap1, whole genome shotgun sequence genomic stretch:
- the abcb9 gene encoding ABC-type oligopeptide transporter ABCB9, producing the protein MRVVVAVCCNLLFIVVDIVVTTVLYIHGTRLALFKEDLLNFDMFHSTLDIWVTVLVRASWLLGACVGVWRNTAEGPKRVSTCDSLTIFLCLVIMVYAITKLLLFSENGASLSSPWFLSLFTWTCVSSLATVFLWKVLAAVKPLRRNWKNPPASESSGIKDQLLGSEDDGSGGHAEREEEVRDEEQSDKENGKKEPKGEAPTTATVGRLLKYCKKDAGLLGVAFLFLLICAFCEAFIPYYTGQAIDGIVIHKSMAYFTQPIVILSALAFVSSITMGVRGGVFSLTFARLNVRLRNLLFRSLIHQEMGFFDENHTGDIISRLTSDTTQVSDLISENINLFLRSLVKSLGYCAFMFTMSWKLSLVTFMGFPFIAIVSKFYGQYYKKLAKDVQNALAQANKVAEECISSMKTVRSFANEEQEADTYFGKLQEMFQLNKKQALAYTCYLWCTDLSELVMQVSILYYGGHLVVSGQMTGGTLISFFIYELELGDCLQSIASVYSGLMQGVGAAEKVFEFMDRKPKLLNDGQLAPDTCKGLVEFKNVTFSYPTRPDTQILKNVSFTVRPGEVTALVGPSGSGKSSCVCLLENLYRAQEGEVLLDGRPVQDYQHSYLHSKVSLVGQEPVLFARSIEKNITYGLSDCSFEEVVQAAVQASANDFITELSCGYSTGVGEKGAQLSGGQKQRVAIARALIRNPHVLILDEATSALDSESEHIVQQALSEIMHKNTVLVIAHRLSTVEQANNIIVIDKGCVAEQGCHKELMAKGGLYSKLVQRQVLGIDTETVIPKPPINYTWQLVRKKHKKQEGSESEEDFRM; encoded by the exons ATGAGGGTTGTCGTGGCTGTGTGCTGTAATCTTTTGTTCATAGTGGTCGACATAGTAGTCaccacagtactgtacattcaTGGGACCAGGCTAGCCCTGTTTAAGGAGGACTTGCTCAACTTTGACATGTTCCATTCCACGCTGGACATCTGGGTGACAGTTTTGGTCAGGGCATCCTGGCTGCTAGGAGCCTGTGTTGGTGtgtggagaaacacagctgaAGGGCCCAAACGGGTGTCGACCTGTGACAGTTTGACCATCTTTCTGTGCCTGGTGATCATGGTGTACGCCATCACCAAGCTCCTGCTGTTTTCTGAGAATGGGGCCTCCCTGTCCAGTCCCTGGTTCCTGAGCCTGTTTACATGGACGTGTGTCTCCTCACTGGCAACAGTGTTTCTCTGGAAAGTGCTCGCCGCCGTCAAGCCATTGAGACGGAACTGGAAAAACCCACCAGCCAGCGAGAGCTCAGGAATAAAAGATCAGCTGCTGGGCTCGGAGGATGACGGGAGTGGAGGTCATGCTGAGAGGGAGGAGGAAGTGAGGGATGAAGAGCAAAGCGACAAGGAGAACGGGAAGAAGGAGCCAAAGGGAGAGGCGCCAACTACGGCCACAGTGGGCCGACTCTTAAAGTACTGCAAAAAGgatgctggcctcctgggagtGGCCTTTTTATTTCTCCTGATTTGTGCTTTCT gTGAAGCCTTCATCCCTTATTACACTGGCCAAGCGATTGATGGGATTGTCATCCACAAGAGCATGGCTTACTTCACCCAACCCATTGTGATTTTAAGTGCGCTTGCTTTCGTGAG CTCAATCACAATGGGGGTACGAGGTGGGGTGTTTTCATTGACCTTCGCAAGATTAAACGTTCGTCTGCGTAACCTACTCTTCAGGTCGCTGATCCACCAAGAGATGGGATTCTTTGATGAGAATCACACAG GCGATATTATCTCCCGCCTGACCTCGGACACCACGCAGGTGAGTGACCTGATCTCAGAGAACATCAACCTGTTCCTGCGCAGCCTGGTAAAGAGCCTGGGCTACTGCGCCTTCATGTTCACCATGTCCTGGAAGCTCTCCCTGGTCACGTTCATGGGCTTCCCCTTCATCGCCATTGTCTCAAAATTCTACGGGCAATACTACAAG AAACTGGCCAAGGATGTCCAGAATGCCCTTGCCCAAGCCAACAAGGTGGCAGAAGAGTGCATCTCGTCCATGAAAACGGTCAGGAGCTTTGCCAACGAGGAGCAGGAGGCAGACACATACTTTGGGAAGCTGCAGGAGATGTTCCAGCTGAATAAGAAGCAGGCCCTGGCCTACACCTGCTATTTGTGGTGTACCGAC CTATCGGAGCTCGTCATGCAGGTCAGCATCCTGTACTATGGTGGTCACTTGGTGGTGTCGGGACAGATGACTGGTGGGACTCTCATTTCCTTTTTTATCTATGAGCTGGAGCTGGGAGACTGCCTGCAG AGCATTGCATCAGTCTACAGCGGGCTTATGCAAGGAGTGGGGGCTGCGGAGAAGGTGTTTGAGTTTATGGACCGCAAACCGAAGCTGTTGAATGACGGCCAGCTGGCTCCAGACACTTGTAAAGGACTTGTGGAGTTCAAGAACGTGACATTCTCCTACCCTACACGCCCCGACACCCAGATATTAAAG AATGTGTCCTTCACAGTGAGGCCCGGTGAGGTGACTGCCCTGGTGGGGCCCTCGGGCAGTGGGAAGAGCTCCTGTGTCTGCCTACTGGAGAATTTATACAGGGCACAGGAAGGCGAGGTGCTGCTGGATGGCCGCCCAGTGCAGGACTACCAGCACAGCTACCTACACTCCAAG GTGTCTCTGGTGGGACAGGAGCCAGTACTGTTCGCCCGTTCCATTGAGAAGAACATCACCTATGGCCTGAGTGACTGTTCTTTCGAAGAGGTGGTTcaggctgcagtgcaggccagtGCTAATGACTTCATAACTGAGCTGTCCTGCGGCTACAGCACAG GTGTGGGTGAGAAGGGCGCACAGCTGTCTGGAGGGCAGAAGCAGCGTGTAGCCATCGCTCGCGCTCTCATCAGGAACCCCCACGTCCTCATTCTGGACGAGGCCACCAGCGCCCTGGATTCAGAGAGCGAGCACATT GTTCAGCAGGCCTTGAGTGAGATCATGCACAAGAACACAGTTCTGGTGATAGCACACCGGCTGAGCACAGTGGAGCAAGCCAATAACATCATCGTGATCGACAAGGGCTGTGTGGCAGAACAGGGCTGCCACAAAGAGCTAATGGCCAAGGGAGGCCTATATTCCAAACTGGTTCAGCGACAGGTCCTGGGGATAGACACAGAAACTGTCATTCCGAAACCACCAATTAATTACACATGGCAGCTGGtgagaaagaaacacaaaaaacaggAAGGCAGTGAGTCGGAGGAAGATTTTCGCATGTAA